Proteins from a genomic interval of Oncorhynchus keta strain PuntledgeMale-10-30-2019 unplaced genomic scaffold, Oket_V2 Un_contig_29105_pilon_pilon, whole genome shotgun sequence:
- the LOC118383570 gene encoding BTB/POZ domain-containing protein KCTD19-like has translation MVFGRQCHVFLTGLILDSIRLEDSKDCTLKITNLVYFLWTGQVKAEDFVSQLLRIICSERREKSREQLLLQWLEPRVTQLGGQIFYDQEDRTSDPLALTCQGTDLESGSRHK, from the exons ATGGTGTTTGGGAGACAGTGCCATGTCTTTCTGACCGGACTCATCCTGGACTCCATAAGACTAGAGGACTCCAAGGACTGCACTCTCAAGATAACCAACCTGGTCTATTTCCTCTGG ACAGGTCAGGTGAAGGCTGAGGACTTTGTCTCACAGCTGCTCAGAATAATTTGTTCTGAGAGACGGGAGAAGAGCAGAGAGCAGCTGCTCCTGCAGTGGTTGGAG CCCCGAGTCACTCAGCTGGGAGGACAGATCTTCTACGATCAGGAGGACAGGACCTCAGACCCACTGGCTCTGACCTGTCAGGGAACTGACCTGGAGTCAGGCTCACGTcacaaatag